From one Streptomyces sp. R41 genomic stretch:
- a CDS encoding LLM class flavin-dependent oxidoreductase, whose translation MQFGIFSVGDVTPDPTTGRTPTEHERIKAMVAIAQKAEEVGLDVFATGEHHNPPFVPSSPTTMLGYIAARTEKLVLSTSTTLITTNDPVKIAEDFAMLQHLADGRVDLMMGRGNTGPVYPWFGQDIRQGINLAIENYALLHRLWREDVVTWEGKFRTPLQSFTATPRPLDGVPPFVWHGSIRSPEIAEQAAYYGDGFFHNNIFWPADHTKRMVELYRERYAHYGHGTAEQAIVGLGGQVFMRHNSQDAVREFRPYFDNAPVYGHGPSLEDFTEQTPLTVGSPQQVIEKTLSFREYAGDYQRQLFLMDHAGLPLKTVLEQLDMLGEEVVPVLREEFAKGRAAGVPEAPTHAARVAAAASEASQVSEGSQVSEGSKGVTVV comes from the coding sequence ATGCAGTTCGGGATCTTCAGCGTCGGTGATGTGACCCCCGACCCGACCACGGGCAGGACGCCGACCGAGCACGAGCGCATCAAGGCCATGGTCGCCATCGCGCAGAAGGCCGAGGAGGTCGGGCTCGACGTCTTCGCGACCGGCGAGCACCACAATCCGCCGTTCGTGCCGTCGTCGCCGACCACCATGCTCGGCTACATAGCCGCACGCACCGAGAAGCTGGTCCTGTCCACGTCCACGACCCTGATCACCACCAACGACCCGGTGAAGATCGCCGAGGACTTCGCGATGCTCCAGCACCTGGCCGACGGCCGGGTCGACCTGATGATGGGGCGCGGCAACACCGGGCCCGTCTATCCCTGGTTCGGGCAGGACATCCGCCAGGGCATCAACCTCGCCATCGAGAACTACGCGCTGCTGCACCGGCTGTGGCGCGAGGACGTGGTGACCTGGGAGGGCAAGTTCCGTACGCCGCTGCAGTCGTTCACCGCGACGCCGCGGCCACTGGACGGCGTACCGCCGTTCGTCTGGCACGGCTCGATCCGCTCGCCGGAGATCGCCGAGCAGGCCGCGTACTACGGCGACGGCTTCTTCCACAACAACATCTTCTGGCCGGCCGACCACACCAAGCGGATGGTCGAGCTCTACCGCGAGCGGTACGCGCACTACGGGCACGGCACGGCCGAGCAGGCGATCGTCGGGCTCGGCGGTCAGGTGTTCATGCGGCACAACTCGCAGGACGCGGTACGGGAGTTCCGGCCCTACTTCGACAACGCGCCGGTGTACGGGCACGGGCCGTCCCTGGAGGACTTCACCGAGCAGACTCCGCTCACCGTCGGTTCGCCGCAGCAGGTGATCGAGAAGACGCTGTCCTTCCGCGAGTACGCCGGTGACTACCAGCGCCAGCTCTTCCTGATGGACCACGCGGGGCTGCCGCTGAAGACCGTCCTTGAGCAGCTCGACATGCTGGGCGAGGAGGTCGTGCCGGTGTTGCGCGAGGAGTTCGCGAAGGGGCGCGCGGCCGGTGTGCCGGAGGCGCCGACGCATGCGGCTCGGGTGGCCGCCGCCGCTTCGGAGGCTTCGCAGGTCTCGGAGGGTTCGCAGGTTTCGGAGGGTTCGAAGGGAGTGACCGTCGTATGA
- a CDS encoding response regulator transcription factor, whose protein sequence is MPQNVLLAEDDRAIRHALERALALEGYEVTAVADGVEALAQAHRTPPDVLVLDVMMPGIDGLQVCRVLRAEGNRTPILMLTALVETADRIAGLDAGADDYVVKPFDVEEVFARLRALLRRTGTGAANGTPIDVPVPKEPDGQIVAAGLRMDIQARRAWRGQRELELTRTEFELLELLVRNAGIVLDHATIYDRIWGYDFGPGSKNLAVYVGYLRRKLDEPAAPALIHTVRGVGYVLRED, encoded by the coding sequence GTGCCCCAGAATGTGCTGCTCGCCGAGGACGACCGTGCCATCCGTCACGCCCTGGAAAGGGCGCTGGCGCTGGAGGGCTATGAGGTGACGGCCGTCGCCGACGGGGTGGAAGCGCTGGCCCAGGCCCACCGCACTCCACCGGACGTGTTGGTCCTCGACGTCATGATGCCCGGCATCGACGGGCTCCAGGTGTGCCGCGTGCTGCGCGCGGAGGGCAACCGCACGCCGATCCTGATGCTCACCGCGCTCGTCGAGACCGCGGACCGCATCGCGGGCCTGGACGCCGGCGCAGACGACTACGTGGTCAAGCCGTTCGACGTCGAGGAGGTCTTCGCCCGGCTGCGCGCCCTGCTGCGCCGCACGGGGACGGGCGCGGCGAACGGCACCCCCATCGACGTACCGGTGCCGAAGGAGCCCGACGGGCAGATCGTCGCGGCCGGGCTGCGCATGGACATCCAGGCGCGACGGGCCTGGCGCGGGCAGCGGGAGCTGGAGCTGACCCGGACCGAGTTCGAGCTCCTCGAACTGCTCGTCCGCAACGCGGGCATCGTCCTCGACCACGCCACCATCTACGACCGGATCTGGGGCTACGACTTCGGTCCCGGTTCCAAGAACCTCGCCGTATACGTGGGGTATCTGCGGCGCAAGCTCGACGAGCCGGCAGCACCGGCGCTGATCCACACGGTGCGGGGCGTGGGGTACGTACTGAGGGAGGACTGA
- a CDS encoding MFS transporter, which translates to MTQTLHDTKETSHPPARTRWAILGVVLAADVLDLLDGTITNIAAPTIAEDLGGGTGLIQWLGASYALALGVLLVLGGRLGDKYGRRCLFLAGLGGFTAASVACGLAPTPGTLVAARLAQGAFGALVIPQGFGILGATWPRDQIGKAYSLFGPVMGLSAVGGPILAGLLIDTDIAGLGWRSMFLINLVLGGAALLAATRLLPRDTGDRTVTVDGPGSALLGATMLGLLTGLIEGSAHGWTPTSTALVAAGVALFAAFCHRQRTAANPLIQPSLLHNRGFTSGLVLGIVFFAAVAGLLYVVSLFLQQGLGRSPAGAALGLMPLSAGIVIASIACYRLIGALGRRLVLIGLLITLAGTGYLLALVSTSGTNTGSWALVPPLLVVGLGMGTCFGSVYDVTVGDIDAGEAGSAGGSLGAVQQLANAIGAAAVTTVYFKANGGEAHATTVSLTAVAAVTLLCCPLVGLLPRKAPEEQHH; encoded by the coding sequence GTGACGCAGACACTGCATGACACAAAAGAAACCTCGCACCCGCCCGCCCGAACCCGCTGGGCCATCCTCGGAGTGGTCCTCGCCGCCGACGTCCTGGACCTCCTCGACGGCACCATCACCAACATCGCCGCCCCGACCATCGCCGAAGACCTCGGCGGCGGCACCGGCCTCATCCAGTGGCTCGGCGCCTCCTACGCCCTCGCGCTCGGCGTACTCCTCGTCCTCGGCGGACGGCTCGGCGACAAGTACGGCCGCCGCTGCCTCTTCCTCGCCGGACTCGGCGGCTTCACCGCGGCCTCGGTCGCGTGCGGCCTCGCGCCGACCCCCGGCACACTCGTCGCCGCCCGCCTCGCACAGGGCGCCTTCGGCGCGCTCGTCATCCCGCAGGGCTTCGGCATCCTCGGCGCCACCTGGCCCCGGGACCAGATCGGCAAGGCGTACAGCCTCTTCGGCCCCGTGATGGGCCTTTCGGCCGTCGGCGGCCCGATCCTCGCCGGACTCCTCATCGACACCGACATCGCCGGCCTCGGCTGGCGCTCGATGTTCCTCATCAATCTCGTCCTCGGCGGCGCCGCCCTCCTCGCCGCCACCCGCCTGCTCCCCCGCGACACCGGCGACCGCACGGTCACCGTCGACGGCCCCGGCTCCGCCCTCCTGGGCGCCACCATGCTCGGCCTGCTCACCGGCCTCATCGAGGGCTCGGCGCACGGCTGGACCCCCACGAGCACCGCACTCGTCGCCGCCGGAGTCGCCCTCTTCGCCGCCTTCTGCCACCGCCAGCGCACCGCGGCCAACCCCCTGATCCAGCCCTCCCTCCTCCACAACCGGGGCTTCACCTCGGGACTCGTCCTCGGCATCGTCTTCTTCGCCGCCGTCGCCGGACTCCTGTACGTCGTCTCGCTCTTCCTGCAGCAAGGCCTCGGCCGCTCCCCCGCGGGCGCCGCACTCGGCCTGATGCCCCTGTCCGCCGGCATCGTCATCGCCTCGATCGCCTGCTACCGCCTGATCGGCGCACTGGGCCGCCGCCTCGTCCTCATCGGCCTGCTCATCACCCTCGCCGGGACCGGCTACCTGCTCGCCCTCGTCTCCACCTCAGGCACGAACACCGGCAGTTGGGCCCTGGTCCCACCGCTGCTCGTCGTCGGCCTCGGCATGGGCACCTGCTTCGGCTCGGTGTACGACGTAACGGTCGGCGACATCGACGCCGGCGAGGCCGGCAGCGCGGGCGGCTCACTCGGCGCGGTCCAGCAGCTCGCCAACGCGATCGGCGCCGCCGCCGTCACCACCGTCTACTTCAAGGCGAACGGCGGCGAAGCCCACGCCACCACCGTGAGCCTCACCGCCGTCGCCGCCGTCACCCTCCTGTGCTGCCCCCTCGTAGGCCTGCTGCCGCGCAAGGCACCGGAGGAACAGCATCACTAG
- a CDS encoding FMN reductase produces the protein MKLVVVSAGLSVPSSTRLLGDRLAAAAVRDTAADVQVVELRDLAVEIAHNFTNGFPGRGLSDAIDAVTSADGLIVVTPVFSASYSGLFKSFFDVLTVADKDALAGKPVLIAATGGSGRHSLVLEHALRPLFSYLRAVVVPTGVYAASEDWGAEGLDERIERAAGELAGLMGAGSPGRGVVRGGGAGGFEVIPFEQQLGALRP, from the coding sequence ATGAAGCTCGTCGTCGTCTCGGCGGGGCTGAGTGTTCCGTCGTCCACGCGGCTGCTGGGCGACCGGCTGGCGGCCGCCGCGGTCCGGGATACGGCCGCCGACGTCCAGGTCGTCGAGTTGCGCGACCTCGCCGTGGAGATCGCTCACAACTTCACGAACGGGTTTCCCGGGCGGGGGTTGTCCGACGCGATCGACGCCGTGACGTCCGCGGACGGTCTCATCGTCGTCACGCCGGTCTTCTCCGCCTCCTACAGCGGGCTGTTCAAGTCCTTCTTCGATGTGCTGACCGTCGCGGACAAGGACGCGCTTGCCGGGAAGCCGGTGCTGATCGCGGCGACCGGTGGTAGCGGGCGGCACTCGCTCGTCCTTGAACACGCGTTGCGTCCCCTTTTCTCGTATCTGCGGGCTGTGGTCGTGCCGACCGGGGTGTACGCGGCTTCGGAGGACTGGGGAGCGGAGGGGCTGGACGAGCGGATCGAGAGGGCGGCGGGGGAGTTGGCGGGGCTGATGGGGGCGGGTTCGCCCGGGCGGGGCGTGGTGCGTGGCGGGGGTGCGGGTGGCTTCGAGGTGATCCCGTTCGAGCAGCAGCTGGGGGCGTTGCGGCCGTAA
- a CDS encoding ATP-binding protein, with translation MRLPRPRFRRVSSLRATFTVSFAAVAAAVTVLVGFLSYDAAARLVRVDQQTVFAEVVQDLRDQVREHPLQPGDFASSDPDHDGPLDDIIRPSRTDVQVLGPGGAIVDRGNPPLPVNSHDRAIADDGTAGRLEEHKEVDVAGDRYRVATVALGGGRGAVQVAQQFSDTEDLLRELQQRTVLLVGAVVIAAGLFGWWLARRITRRLVRLAGAAEDVARTGRLGIQVPVTGYDEVARLGRSFDRMLGRLAQSEEDQRRLVQDAGHELRTPLTSLRTNISMLRRIDELPPDAREELVADLALESRELTDLVNELVALAAGQSDTEPVRRLDLADLAEDVAIVARRRTGRDITVRVSGDTTVDGRPTALQRAISNLVENAAKFDREGNAPIEIVVEEMGAGRRVAVDADGGRAGVDAGTAAGRPGPVRVEVLDRGPGIADGDLVRIFDRFYRAADARSLPGSGLGLSIVREVATAHGGTPFAFRRDGGGTVIGFTVGGDGAADEG, from the coding sequence CTGCGGCTTCCCCGGCCCCGCTTTCGGCGGGTGTCCTCCCTGCGGGCCACCTTCACCGTGTCCTTCGCGGCCGTCGCCGCCGCTGTCACGGTGCTCGTCGGATTCCTGAGTTACGACGCCGCCGCCCGGCTCGTGCGTGTGGACCAGCAGACCGTGTTCGCCGAGGTCGTGCAGGACCTGCGCGACCAGGTGCGCGAGCACCCGCTGCAGCCGGGCGACTTCGCGTCGTCCGACCCCGACCACGACGGGCCGCTCGACGACATCATCCGGCCGAGCCGTACGGACGTACAGGTGCTCGGGCCCGGCGGCGCGATCGTCGACCGCGGCAACCCTCCGCTGCCCGTGAACAGTCACGACCGGGCGATCGCCGACGACGGGACGGCGGGCAGGCTGGAAGAGCACAAGGAGGTCGACGTCGCCGGCGACCGCTACCGGGTGGCGACCGTCGCGCTCGGCGGCGGGCGGGGCGCGGTGCAGGTGGCCCAGCAGTTCAGCGACACGGAGGATCTGCTGCGGGAGCTGCAGCAGCGGACCGTGCTGCTCGTCGGGGCGGTCGTGATCGCCGCGGGGCTGTTCGGCTGGTGGCTGGCCCGGCGGATAACGCGGCGGCTGGTGCGGCTCGCCGGGGCCGCCGAGGATGTCGCGCGCACCGGGCGGCTCGGCATTCAGGTGCCGGTCACCGGGTACGACGAGGTGGCCCGGCTCGGCCGCTCCTTCGACCGGATGCTCGGCCGGCTCGCCCAGTCCGAGGAGGACCAGCGGCGACTGGTCCAGGACGCTGGTCATGAACTGCGTACGCCGCTGACCTCGCTGCGTACGAACATCTCCATGCTCCGCCGTATCGATGAGCTGCCCCCCGACGCCCGCGAGGAACTCGTCGCCGACCTGGCCCTGGAGTCCCGCGAACTGACCGACCTCGTCAACGAGTTGGTCGCCCTCGCGGCCGGACAGTCCGACACCGAACCCGTCCGGCGGCTCGACCTCGCCGACCTCGCCGAGGACGTCGCGATCGTCGCGCGGCGGCGTACCGGGCGGGACATCACCGTGCGGGTGAGCGGTGACACGACGGTCGACGGGCGGCCCACAGCCCTTCAGCGGGCGATCTCCAACCTGGTCGAGAACGCGGCCAAGTTCGATCGGGAGGGGAATGCGCCGATCGAGATCGTCGTCGAGGAGATGGGTGCCGGCCGTCGTGTCGCCGTCGATGCCGACGGTGGCCGTGCGGGCGTCGACGCGGGCACCGCGGCCGGTCGTCCCGGGCCGGTCCGCGTCGAGGTCCTCGACCGCGGTCCCGGTATCGCCGACGGCGACCTCGTGCGGATATTCGACCGCTTCTACCGTGCCGCCGACGCCCGCAGCCTGCCCGGCTCGGGGCTCGGCCTGTCCATCGTCCGCGAGGTGGCCACCGCTCACGGTGGCACTCCGTTCGCCTTCCGGCGGGATGGGGGTGGCACGGTGATCGGGTTCACGGTGGGCGGGGACGGGGCGGCGGACGAGGGCTGA
- a CDS encoding RtcB family protein, which yields MSYVEVPGAKVPIRMWTDPASVEDVALRQLQNVATLPWIKGLAVMPDVHYGKGATVGSVIAMRDAVCPAAVGVDIGCGMSAVKTSLTANDLPGDLSRLRSKIEGAIPVGRGMHDTPMEPGRFHGLATAGWDDFWGRFDGVAEAVKFRKGRAIGQIGTLGGGNHFWEFCLDSDNSVWIMLHSGSRNIGKELAEYHIGVAQKLPHNQGLVDRDLAVFVSDTPQMAAYRHDLFWAQEYAKYNRAIMMAISKEVIRREFKKAKVTFEPEVSCHHNYVSEERYEGMDLLVTRKGAIRAGSGEYGIIPGSMGTGSYIVKGLGNEKAFNSASHGAGRRMSRNAAKRRFSTKDLEDQTQGVECRKDSGVVDEIPGAYKPIEKVIDQQRDLVEVVAKLKQVVCVKG from the coding sequence ATGTCGTACGTAGAGGTTCCGGGGGCGAAGGTCCCCATCCGCATGTGGACCGACCCGGCGTCGGTCGAGGACGTCGCACTGCGCCAGCTCCAGAACGTGGCGACCCTGCCGTGGATCAAGGGCCTGGCCGTGATGCCGGATGTGCATTACGGGAAGGGAGCGACGGTCGGGTCCGTCATCGCCATGCGGGACGCGGTGTGTCCTGCGGCGGTGGGGGTCGACATCGGGTGCGGGATGTCTGCGGTCAAGACCTCGCTCACGGCCAACGATCTGCCGGGGGATCTTTCTCGGCTTCGGTCGAAGATCGAAGGGGCTATTCCGGTGGGGCGGGGGATGCATGACACCCCGATGGAGCCGGGGCGGTTTCATGGGCTCGCGACTGCGGGGTGGGATGACTTCTGGGGACGGTTCGATGGGGTTGCGGAGGCGGTGAAGTTCCGCAAGGGGCGCGCAATTGGACAAATAGGAACTCTCGGCGGGGGAAACCACTTCTGGGAGTTTTGCCTCGATTCGGACAATTCGGTCTGGATTATGTTGCACTCAGGTTCCCGGAACATCGGTAAGGAACTGGCCGAATACCACATCGGTGTCGCTCAGAAGCTCCCGCACAATCAAGGGCTGGTCGATCGCGACCTGGCGGTCTTCGTCTCGGACACGCCGCAGATGGCTGCCTACCGGCATGACCTCTTCTGGGCGCAGGAGTACGCCAAGTACAACCGCGCCATCATGATGGCGATCTCCAAGGAGGTGATTCGCCGCGAGTTCAAGAAGGCGAAGGTCACTTTCGAGCCGGAGGTCTCCTGCCACCACAATTACGTGAGCGAGGAGCGGTACGAGGGAATGGATCTCCTCGTCACTCGCAAGGGCGCGATCCGCGCGGGTTCCGGCGAGTACGGGATCATCCCTGGCTCGATGGGAACGGGTTCGTACATCGTGAAAGGGCTCGGCAACGAGAAGGCCTTCAACTCGGCGTCGCACGGCGCGGGTCGGCGCATGAGCCGCAACGCAGCGAAGCGTCGCTTCTCGACGAAGGACCTTGAGGACCAGACGCAGGGCGTCGAGTGCCGCAAGGACTCCGGCGTCGTGGATGAGATCCCGGGCGCGTACAAGCCGATCGAGAAGGTCATCGACCAGCAGCGCGACCTCGTGGAGGTCGTGGCGAAGCTGAAGCAGGTTGTCTGCGTCAAGGGGTGA
- a CDS encoding MarR family winged helix-turn-helix transcriptional regulator, which translates to MTGNVRGRLLDELSVVSRRYMASYALFNQAVADHLKLHPTDLQCLNLLSLEDGAVTTGRIAELTGLTTGSATRLVDRLEKAGYVVRERDAVDRRRVLVATVPEKVAEFGRMWDRLGGGWYALFDGLEDEELALIIGHMRRTVDFSAEQIARLRGGELQEASEDAS; encoded by the coding sequence ATGACGGGGAACGTGCGGGGGCGGCTGCTCGATGAGTTGTCCGTCGTGTCGCGTCGCTATATGGCGTCGTACGCGCTCTTCAATCAGGCCGTTGCTGATCATTTGAAGCTGCATCCGACGGATCTGCAGTGCCTGAATCTGCTCAGCCTGGAGGACGGGGCGGTGACCACGGGGCGGATCGCCGAGCTGACGGGGCTCACGACCGGCTCGGCGACGCGGCTGGTGGACCGGCTGGAGAAGGCCGGGTATGTCGTGCGCGAGCGGGACGCGGTGGACCGGCGGCGGGTGCTTGTGGCGACCGTGCCGGAGAAGGTCGCCGAGTTCGGGCGGATGTGGGACCGGCTGGGGGGTGGGTGGTACGCCTTGTTCGATGGGCTTGAGGATGAGGAACTCGCCCTGATCATCGGGCACATGCGTCGTACGGTCGACTTCAGTGCCGAGCAGATCGCGCGGCTGCGGGGCGGGGAACTTCAGGAGGCTTCGGAGGACGCGTCGTAG
- a CDS encoding tyrosine-protein phosphatase, which yields MNRHIPFERLHNFRDLGGYRTADSRTVRPGRLFRADSLGKLPPGTPDWDRFLCTKGSHRFEPVTVVPMRRKTGSPASGE from the coding sequence GTGAACAGACACATACCCTTCGAGCGTCTGCACAACTTCCGCGACCTGGGCGGGTACAGGACCGCGGACAGCAGAACGGTCCGCCCGGGCCGCCTCTTCCGAGCGGACTCGCTCGGCAAACTGCCCCCGGGAACGCCGGACTGGGACCGCTTCCTCTGCACGAAGGGCTCTCATCGCTTCGAGCCTGTCACGGTCGTGCCCATGCGGCGAAAGACCGGCTCACCGGCTTCAGGTGAATAA
- a CDS encoding NADP-dependent oxidoreductase, which produces MRAAVVNAFGGPEAVEIVEVEVPEPGAGQVRIKVAAAALNPVDAGVRAGGFGGAGKRLGLGWDVAGTVDATGVATGWAVGDEVVALVYGPVKSLGTHADYVVVDADAVAKAPASVDAVRAATLPLNALAAAQALDLLGLEPGQSLLVTGAAGAVGGYAVQLAVHRGLSVTALAREADEELVRSLAAARFVSGDVAPGSVDGVLDAAILGEAALEWVRDGGAFVGVIPGAHPASVRGVRTGSIEVAADGARLAELAALVDEGVLTLRVAETYALDEAAKAHARLAEGGLRGRLVLQP; this is translated from the coding sequence ATGCGTGCAGCGGTTGTGAACGCTTTTGGTGGTCCGGAAGCCGTGGAGATCGTCGAGGTCGAGGTGCCGGAGCCGGGTGCTGGGCAGGTGCGGATCAAGGTCGCGGCCGCCGCGCTCAATCCGGTCGACGCCGGCGTGCGCGCAGGCGGCTTCGGGGGTGCGGGCAAGCGGTTGGGGCTGGGGTGGGACGTGGCCGGGACCGTCGATGCCACGGGTGTGGCGACGGGGTGGGCGGTGGGTGATGAGGTGGTGGCGCTGGTCTATGGCCCCGTCAAGTCCCTTGGTACGCACGCCGATTACGTCGTCGTGGATGCCGATGCCGTGGCCAAGGCGCCCGCTTCGGTCGATGCGGTGCGCGCGGCGACTCTGCCGCTGAACGCTCTGGCTGCCGCGCAGGCCCTCGATCTGCTGGGCCTTGAGCCGGGGCAGAGTCTGCTGGTCACGGGCGCGGCGGGGGCGGTCGGTGGTTACGCCGTCCAGCTCGCCGTGCACCGCGGGCTGTCCGTGACCGCGCTTGCCCGGGAGGCCGACGAGGAGCTCGTACGGTCGCTGGCGGCGGCCCGGTTCGTGTCGGGTGACGTGGCGCCGGGGAGCGTGGACGGGGTGCTGGACGCGGCGATCCTCGGTGAGGCGGCGCTGGAGTGGGTGCGGGACGGCGGCGCGTTCGTGGGGGTCATCCCGGGAGCCCACCCGGCGTCCGTACGGGGCGTGCGGACCGGCTCGATCGAGGTCGCCGCAGACGGGGCGCGGCTCGCGGAGCTGGCGGCGCTTGTCGACGAGGGGGTGCTGACGCTCCGGGTCGCCGAGACGTACGCGCTGGACGAGGCGGCCAAGGCGCACGCCCGGCTGGCGGAGGGCGGTCTGCGGGGGCGGCTGGTCCTCCAGCCCTAG
- a CDS encoding YnfA family protein: MLIVRSAALFVLAALFEIGGAWLVWQGVREHRGWLWIGAGVMALGVYGFVATLQPNAEFGRILAAYGGVFVAGSLAWGMVADGYRPDRWDVTGALICLAGMAVIMYAPRGS; this comes from the coding sequence ATGCTGATCGTCCGCTCCGCCGCCCTCTTCGTCCTCGCCGCGCTTTTCGAGATCGGCGGCGCCTGGCTGGTCTGGCAGGGCGTACGCGAGCACCGCGGCTGGCTCTGGATCGGCGCGGGCGTCATGGCGCTCGGCGTGTACGGCTTCGTGGCCACCCTCCAGCCGAACGCCGAGTTCGGCCGCATCCTCGCCGCGTACGGCGGAGTCTTCGTGGCCGGCTCCCTCGCCTGGGGCATGGTCGCGGACGGCTACCGCCCCGACCGCTGGGACGTCACCGGCGCGCTGATCTGCCTCGCCGGAATGGCAGTAATCATGTACGCGCCACGCGGCAGCTGA
- a CDS encoding SDR family NAD(P)-dependent oxidoreductase, with translation MTAPSAPSAPSAPSRIAVVTGASSGIGAATARQLAAAGYRVVLTARRKDRIEALAEEINAAGHQAAAYALDVTDRAAVDEFATAFKSIGVLVNNAGGALGADPVATGDPADWRQMYETNVIGTLNVTQALLPVLTASGDGTVVVLSSTAGHGTYEGGGGYVAAKHAEHVLAETLRLEIVGMPVRVIEIAPGMVKTDEFALTRFGGDTEKAAKVYSGVAEPLTADDVADTITWAITRPSHVNIDLLIVRPRAQASNTKIHREL, from the coding sequence ATGACCGCGCCGTCCGCGCCCTCCGCGCCGTCCGCCCCCTCCCGCATCGCCGTCGTCACCGGCGCGAGCAGCGGTATCGGCGCGGCGACGGCCCGGCAGCTCGCCGCGGCCGGCTACCGCGTCGTGCTGACCGCCCGCCGCAAGGACCGCATCGAGGCGCTCGCCGAGGAGATCAACGCGGCGGGCCACCAGGCGGCGGCGTACGCGCTGGACGTCACGGACCGCGCGGCGGTCGACGAGTTCGCGACCGCCTTCAAGTCGATCGGCGTCCTGGTCAACAACGCGGGCGGCGCGCTGGGCGCCGACCCGGTCGCGACGGGCGACCCGGCCGACTGGCGCCAGATGTACGAGACGAACGTCATCGGCACCCTGAACGTCACCCAGGCCCTCCTCCCCGTCCTCACCGCGAGCGGCGACGGCACGGTCGTCGTGCTCTCCTCCACCGCCGGCCACGGCACCTACGAGGGCGGTGGCGGCTACGTCGCCGCCAAGCACGCCGAGCACGTCCTCGCCGAGACCCTCCGTCTGGAGATCGTCGGCATGCCCGTCCGCGTCATCGAGATCGCGCCCGGCATGGTCAAGACGGACGAGTTCGCGCTGACCCGCTTCGGCGGCGACACGGAGAAGGCGGCGAAGGTGTACTCGGGCGTGGCCGAACCCCTGACCGCCGACGACGTGGCCGACACCATCACCTGGGCGATCACCCGCCCCAGCCACGTCAACATCGACCTTCTGATCGTCCGCCCCCGCGCGCAGGCGTCGAACACGAAGATCCACCGGGAACTGTGA
- a CDS encoding response regulator, whose protein sequence is MTRMLVVEDDPQLVRALVINMQARGYGVDAAPDGATALRLAAARRPDVVVLDLGLPDMDGVDVIKALRGWTRVPILVLSARQASDEKVAALDAGADDYITKPFSMDELLARLRAAVRRTETVALAPETVLVTTEDFTVDLAAKKATRAGHDIRLTPTEWHLLEILVCNPGRLITQRRLLQEVWGVSYSSKTNYLRVYMAQLRRKLEADPSHPRYLITEPGMGYRFEA, encoded by the coding sequence ATGACCCGGATGCTGGTGGTGGAGGACGATCCACAGCTCGTACGTGCGCTCGTGATCAACATGCAGGCCCGCGGGTACGGAGTCGACGCGGCCCCCGATGGCGCCACCGCGCTCCGGCTCGCCGCCGCGCGCCGGCCCGACGTGGTCGTACTGGACCTGGGGTTGCCCGACATGGACGGAGTGGACGTCATCAAGGCGCTGCGCGGCTGGACCCGCGTACCGATCCTGGTGCTGTCCGCGCGCCAGGCCTCCGACGAGAAGGTCGCCGCGCTCGACGCGGGCGCCGACGACTACATCACCAAACCGTTCAGCATGGACGAACTCCTGGCCCGGCTGCGCGCCGCCGTCCGCCGTACGGAGACCGTGGCGCTCGCCCCGGAGACCGTCCTGGTCACCACGGAGGACTTCACCGTCGACCTGGCCGCCAAGAAGGCCACCCGCGCCGGCCACGACATACGCCTCACCCCGACCGAGTGGCACCTGCTGGAGATCCTGGTCTGCAACCCGGGCCGCCTCATCACGCAGCGCCGGCTCCTCCAGGAGGTGTGGGGTGTCTCGTACAGCAGCAAGACCAACTATCTGCGCGTCTACATGGCCCAGCTCAGGCGCAAATTGGAAGCGGATCCCTCCCACCCCCGCTATCTGATCACCGAGCCCGGCATGGGCTACCGCTTCGAGGCCTGA
- a CDS encoding winged helix-turn-helix transcriptional regulator: protein MATTTAAQRREKARVEYDAFLKGCPTNQLLDRISDKWVSLVVSALAEGSMRYSDLGRKIAGVSPKMLTQTLRSLQRDGIVARTVTPSVPVRVDYELTPLGMNLSCLLTAVKDWAERHIEEVNEARDRYDASSEAS, encoded by the coding sequence ATGGCGACCACGACGGCGGCCCAGCGACGCGAGAAGGCACGCGTCGAGTACGACGCGTTCCTCAAGGGCTGCCCCACCAACCAGCTCCTCGACCGCATCAGCGACAAGTGGGTCAGCCTGGTCGTCAGCGCACTCGCCGAAGGGTCGATGCGCTACAGCGACCTCGGCCGCAAGATCGCGGGCGTCAGCCCCAAAATGCTGACGCAGACACTGCGTTCACTGCAGCGCGACGGCATCGTCGCCCGCACCGTCACCCCATCCGTACCGGTCCGGGTCGACTACGAACTCACGCCCCTGGGCATGAACTTGAGCTGCCTGCTCACCGCCGTGAAGGACTGGGCGGAACGGCACATCGAGGAGGTCAACGAGGCACGCGACCGCTACGACGCGTCCTCCGAAGCCTCCTGA